A genome region from Nycticebus coucang isolate mNycCou1 chromosome 4, mNycCou1.pri, whole genome shotgun sequence includes the following:
- the E2F6 gene encoding transcription factor E2F6 isoform X4: MDLVRSAPGGILDLNKVATKLGVRKRRVYDITNVLDGIDLVEKKSKNHIRWIGSDLSNFGAVPQQKKLQEELSDLSAMEDALDELIKDCAQQLFELTDDKENERLAYVTYQDIHSIQAFHEQIVIAVKAPAETRLDVPAPREDSITVHIRSTNGPIDVYLCEVEQGHSAHKKSEGVTSSPEDRHPERSEEEENPQQTEELLEPCSPIKGVLHITRCALPSLQPAVVPHFHVPSYFYLIG, translated from the exons ATGGATCTTGTCAGATCTGCTCCTGGGGGTATTCTTGACTTAAACAAGGTTGCTACAAAACTGGGAGTACGGAAACGAAGAGTGTATGATATCACCAACGTCTTAGATGGAATCGACCTCgttgaaaaaaaatctaagaaccaTATTCGATGGAT aggatCTGATCTTAGCAATTTTGGAGCAGTACCCCAACAAAAGAAGCTACAGGAGGAACTTTCTGACTTATCAGCAATGGAAGACGCTTTGGATGAGTTAATTAAGGATTGTGCTCAGCAGTTATTTGAATTAACAgatgataaagaaaatgaaag GCTAGCCTATGTAACATATCAAGATATTCATAGTATTCAAGCCTTCCATGAACAGATCGTTATTGCAGTGAAAGCTCCAGCAGAAACCAGATTGGATGTTCCAGCTCCCAGAGAA GATTCCATCACAGTACATATAAGGAGCACCAATGGGCCTATCGATGTCTACTTGTGTGAAGTGGAGCAAGGCCACTCAGCTCACAAAAAGTCTGAAGGTGTCACCTCTTCACCTGAGGACAGACATCCAGAACGCTCCGAGGAAG aagaaaatccTCAGCAAACTGAAGAATTGCTTGAA CCTTGCTCTCCAATCAAAGGGGTTTTACATATCACACGTTGTGCCCTGCCCTCTCTCCAGCCAGCTGTAGTCCCACATTTCCATGTTCCTAGCTATTTCTACCTCATTGGGTAA